Proteins encoded within one genomic window of Drosophila willistoni isolate 14030-0811.24 chromosome XL unlocalized genomic scaffold, UCI_dwil_1.1 Seg141, whole genome shotgun sequence:
- the LOC6641467 gene encoding E3 ubiquitin-protein ligase PPP1R11: MDHQPADPVNNDWDSVNSSTSISASKSATDSNSNTNCTPVASSSTEIARLHLRLGNEGSERHVSFHVGVIDNEGMNRHKSKCCCIYRKPYAFDESSSSSDDETDHCYGHPEVKKINRFIKHQRCAAGCSCCGQK, translated from the coding sequence ATGGATCATCAGCCAGCCGATCCCGTTAATAATGATTGGGATTCCGTTAATAGTTCAACCTCTATTTCGGCCTccaaatcggcaaccgattcgaaTTCAAATACCAATTGTACGCCAGTTGCCAGCAGTTCAACCGAAATTGCTCGTCTGCATCTTCGCCTGGGCAATGAAGGATCAGAGCGTCATGTTAGCTTTCATGTAGGCGTTATCGATAATGAGGGCATGAATCGTCATAAATCGAAATGCTGTTGCATTTATCGCAAACCCTATGCATTCGATGAGAGCTCCTCATCGTCCGATGATGAGACTGACCATTGCTACGGTCATCCCGAAGTGAAGAAAATAAATCGTTTCATCAAGCACCAACGATGCGCTGCTGGTTGTTCATGTTGTGGTCAGaagtaa
- the LOC111518482 gene encoding WD repeat-containing protein JIP5-like, producing the protein MDQRPTGSNKRGDDSISNLLGYSQSEFDMFVWDQSESRQDFSTISETQSTMNMEEDNGTDNEVELCSTNLLPPNSMDLPSCSQPRNYVDCAHSRGPANLCGGAETNISEFSLSQGTLEQQLSEASCNTSQQTLGQGTSQQLLELGGSSTGSKIRLSKSDRKIKKKEKQQRKMLRKMSLHQTLMDRMKQTNSALSAQSVNTSESSVWDEDDDDDDDDDDDDDDEDDDDDDDDDDDDDDDETRKYLPTKLRNR; encoded by the exons atggatCAACGGCCAACAGGTTCCAACAAGCGTGGCGATGACAGTATTTCAAATTTGCTTGGGTATAGCCAGTCGGAGTTTGACATGTTTGTATGGGACCAGTCAGAGTCGCGTCAAGACTTTTCGACGATCAGCGAAACGCAATCGACTATGAACATGGAGGAGGATAATGGCACCGATAATGAGGTCGAGTTGTGCTCAACAAACCTACTTCCACCCAACTCAATGGATCTGCCTAGCTGCTCTCAACCCCGTAACTATGTGGACTGTGCCCATTCCCGTGGCCCCGCAAATCTTTGTGGTGGTGCCGAAACTAATATATCGGAATTTTCCTTAAGTCAAG GAACATTAGAGCAACAACTAAGTGAAGCCTCGTGTAATACGTCGCAACAGACCTTGGGTCAAGGAACATCTCAACAGCTGTTAGAACTTGGTGGGAGTTCAACTGGATCAAAGATCCGACTCTCGAAGTctgatagaaaaataaaaaaaaaagaaaagcaacagCGTAAGATGCTCAGGAAAATGTCATTGCATCAGACTCTTATGGATCGTATGAAACAAACTAATAGCGCCCTTAGTGCCCAAAGCGTTAATACATCTGAGTCATCAGTGTGGgatgaagacgacgacgacgacgacgacgatgatgatgacgatgacgatgaagatgacgatgacgatgacgacgacgatgacgacgatgacgatgatgagaCCAGAAAGTATTTACCCACAAAACTCCGCAATCGATAG